The window CTTAGCCAAAAATCTAGGTACAAAATCTATCTTTTTTGGTAAAGAAGCGGTGAAAGCTGCGGATATATCGGTGGACAATTGGGATAAGATTTATGAATTCTTGAAGCTTCCTCCCCGGAAAGCAGAGGTGGTGAGAAAAACAGCCGAAACCAATATAGACATTAAATTGAACCTCGATGGCACAGGAAACAGCAGTATTAGTACCGGTCTACCATTTTTTGACCATATGCTGGATCAACTCGCCAAGCACGGAGGTTGTGACCTAGAGATAAAGGTAGAGGGAGACTTACATATAGATGAACACCATACCATAGAAGATACAGGATTGGCTCTTGGCGAAGCTTATCTGAAAGCAATGGGAGATAAAAAAGGCATCTATAGATATGGGTTTTTACTCCCTATGGATGATTGTCTGGCTCAAGTTGCTGTTGACTTTGGAGGGCGTCCTTGGATTGTTTGGGAAGCCGAATTTAAGCGTGAAAAAATTGGTGATATGCCTACCGAAATGTTCTATCATTTCTTCAAGTCTTTTAGTGATACTTCTAAATGTAATTTGAATATAAAGGCTGAAGGTGACAATGAACACCATAAAATAGAAGCCATATTTAAAGGCCTGGCAAGGGCAATTAAAATGGCAGTAAAGAAAGACCTTGATGCTTTGGATCAACTTCCAAGTACCAAAGGCACTTTATAATTAGGGCTTGTTGGAAAATTCGATAAAATTTGACCACGTAAGGATAAACTAATCTCTTCGTGGTTAGTTTGTGTGTTTGTCTTCTGATCAGCAGTACAATTCGACTACGGTAAAGTGCAATTTGGTGGAGCATTGGGTAGGTTTTCTTTGACCTTTTATCCAATGGGCATAGGTATCCCACGATAAAGATTTTTTGATCGTTTTTCTCTTTAGGCTGCCTTCTCTCTTGGTGCAGGCTCCTCCTGGTTTCTTTTCTTTGCGATTTTTACCGCGTTGGCCGCCATGGTTGCAAAAAGCACCATCAGCTTCTCCCGTTTTTCTCCCCGGACTTTAATTTTTCTAAGCCCGTAATGATCTTTGTGGGTTCCGAAAATACCTTCCGTTACCGTTGCCCTTTGCTTTGATATTTCGCTGCTGAGTATTTTTTCAGCTTTGGAGTGGTTTTTAGGACCCTTTTTGGGGAAGCAGGTGAATATGCTGTTTCCGGTACAGTATCTTCTGTTTTCGTTGGTGGCATATATTCGGTCTGCGCCAAGCTGTGTTGTTCCCTTGAAAACTGTTTTGTGTTTCACCACGGAGATTTTCAGCCTTTTACATTCATTGAAGTTTCTGAAACTCATCTTATCTATAAAAGAGAGCCCGTCGACCTGCAGCATGTGTACCTTCATTCCGAACTCCACGGGTTTGTTTTCTTTTCCCCTTACTATTGGCCTGACATAGGGTTTGTGAAGGGAAACGATCCTGTCTTTGAGCTCAGATGGTTTGTGGGTCAACAAAAATGTCTGCTGTACCAGAATTTTCTTGATGGTTCTCAAACAGGCAAAATCTTCCGGCCTCATACATTCTCCCCTGAACATATCCATTATTTGCTGAAGTTGCTCGATTCCTTTTTCCAACAGGTAGACCAGCGATTTCCTTCTGCGAAGCGTCTCTTTATGGGTATTCCTCCTTTTCCTGAAATAGACAAGCTGCTTAATCTTCTGTTCCCGGTATTTAGAACGCGGCCTTTTGGTCTTCAGGATCTTGCACAACCTGAAAAGTTGCTTTTCAAACACCCATTCACAGCACTCCCACAAAAGTTTCACATCGGTAGGAAAGCGGATATAGCTCTCGTAGCAGGTGGCATCCATGAGAAGTACATGGGAATTGTTCACATCCTTTTTCCAGTGGTTGAGCAGTACTGACTGAACCTGTTCCCATTCACAGTGATCTTCAATATAGGCCCTTATCCCTGTCATAAGGGTATAATCCCTGATCTGTTTGTCCTCGGCCAGAAGTTTGCCGCAGAACAGCTGCAAACTGTAATCTGTATTGAACCTTTCGATGAGCTGTCTGTCGCTGACATTGAGGTAGGCTTTGAGGAACATCATGCCAAACATTCCCTTGGCATCAAACCACCTGGGAGCGCCCGGACCTGTATTCTCTGCCGGAAGACATCCTGCGAGCTCATCCCAGGGGATGGAATCTTTTATCTGGCCAAACAACGAATTCTTAAAAAAATGATATTTTGGAGAATATCCGTCGAAGTCTTTGAAAATCTGTAGTTGCGCTGTATCTTTCATAGTATTTTATTCTGCAACCTTAAAATACAAAAAAGAAAACCCCGAAAAAAGCTTTAAACAGCCAAATTCGGGGTTTTTATGTTATATTTTTGTTATTTATTCTACTGGTTATCAAGCAATTAATAAATCAGCAAGAAGCCCTAATTACACTTTCCATTCTCAGTTAATACAAAAGCGGAAGGCCTCATGAAATTGGGGCCTTCTGCTTTTTAAATGAATACCTTTCCGATCATCAATTAAAGTCCTCTTCCAAAGTCACCAAGAAACTAACCAAATCTCTGATTTCTCTTCTGCTTAAAAACTGTTTCATATCAGGCATACTGGAAGGCACGTCTTTTCTCTCCAATATCTGATTTTTCATAATAAGAGTGTCAGGCTGATTTCCCATTTTCAAGGTTATGCTTTGCTCAGTTTCATCCATTTTTATTCCTGCAACCTTTTTATCGTTATCTAAAGAAAGTGTAACCACCCCAAAACCCGGTGCAAGCCTTTTACTTGGATCAATCAATGCTTCAAGTAATTGTTCTCTGGTAAGTCTTGCCCCTACACCATTTAATTTAGGCCCTGCATTTCCACCAAAATCATCATAAGCATGACATTTGATACACTGCGCAGTGGCATGTTGAAAGAAAATTTTTCTCCCTTTCACAAGGTCTCCACCATACAAGCTTCCACTATATGAAGCCAATAAATCATCTTGAGACATGTTCTCATGCACTTTATTGTACCTCTCCTTCAATTGGGCATCTTCTCTGGTTTCCATGGCTTCAAAAAACTCCAACTCTATGGCTTGAGGCAATTTATTCGATTCATATTGAGTCAATAATTTTTCGAAAATATCTTTGGTACTTTTTTGATCAAGTCTGGACAATGTGTTAACTGCCGCCTGTTGCTCTTCAACCGTCCTTTTCTGTATTACTTCGTCCAATAGGGCCGCTTTTCTTTCATCCGGAATGGTCAATTCTTCCAATAAATCTAAACCAGCTACCCTCACACTTCTTTGGCTATCAGAAAGCGCCTTTTCCACGGCCTTGTCCATGGGTGAACCGGGGATTTTGGCCAAAGCCCGTAAACTCTCTGCTCTTACAGCTGCATCATTGTCATTTGATAATACGGTAAGTAAATGCTGGTTGGCAGCTTCAATCTTTAATTCCCCTAAGGCCAGAACTGCACCTTCCCTAATTTCCCTGCTTCCGTCTTTGCTCAGGTCCATCAAAATTTCAGCAGCTGAGGTTTGGAAAGCCATTATGTCTCTAGTGATTTCTCCTCTATACCATCCATCAACTCTATCAAGCACAGATGGCGAGGTCCAAGTGCTTAAGGCGGCTATGGCTTCCACACGCATGGCTTCAGGAGCATGAGATGAATTTGCATAGCTCAATAAGTTGTTGAAGCCTTCCTCTGTTCCCCATCTCAAATTGGCATTAATAGCTCTTCTTAATAAAGGCTCAGAAGAAAAGTGAGTAGTGTTTAATATTTTTCCTAATTCCGGAATGGCTGCTTCAATCGAGAAATCATCATTGATTGCTCTGGCTACTTCTGCTACAATATATTCATTTTCGTCCTGTAAAAATGAGGTAATTTCCGGATCGCCCAATCTTCTTAGCGCAATAACAGCTCCTAGACGAACAGCCTCAGACGGATGCTTGGACAAATCAGCAATTGTAGAAGCTTCAGCCAATCTGGAAAGCGCCAGACTTGCTGCATGTCTAATATATAAATCTTCATTGTCATTGTCCTGTAACAATTTCACCATTGGTTCAAATGCTGCTTGATGCTTCAATTTCCCTAATGCTTCCGCAGCAAAAAATTGAACCCTCGGCGCCTCAGAATCAAGCAATGGCAGAATATTTCCTGCCGCTTTTGTATATTTTAAATCTCCAAGCCATTTGCAAGCTTGGGCTATTATTTCAGGATCTTTGTCTGTCAAGTAAGGGATCAATGCCTCTGCATAACCAGAATTATCTCGGGCTAGTTGAGAAATGCCCCAAATGGAATGCACCCTAGCCAACTGATTGCCTGTATGGGCCAACACTGCCTTAAATACTTCCATTCCTTCAGCACCTCTTTTGGCCAATTCAAATTGTGCTTTTTGCCTTACTCGTTGGTCTTCAAAGCCCAGCAAATCTTTTAATTCTTCAATCGATAATTCAGAATAGTTTTTACTTAAATGGGTTTCAGTTAGTTTTCTAATGGCTGAATTAGAAGTTTCATCTGTAAATTTCCAAATTCTTCCATACCCCTTATTCACCCAACCATCAATCCAATCTGAAAAATACAAGGCTCCGTCCGGAGCAAAGTCCATACCTGTGGCCAAAATCCCTGTTAATATCTGTTGGGTCTCTCCCATCTCAAATCCGGCACCTTTTGGTTTCAGGTCAAAAGCATGGATTCCTGACCTGGCAGCATTCCCTCCAAACTCAGCAACGAAAAACTTATTTTTCCACTGTTCTCCTAAACCGGTACCGGGGTTATGTTGGAAACCGGTAGGTCCATTGATATAATTAGCGATGGTTGGAATAAAATAGGCCGCTTGATCTTCATTTCTTGGCAAGTGCATTTTCTCATCCATCCACACTTTATACCCGTTATTTTTTGGATCACGGTATTTACCAAACTGCCAATTAATTCGCCAGCCAGTGTCTGAGCCCTCTACCAAATAAACAATGCGTTCACTTTCGCCTTTATGGTCACCATCATTGTCTACACTGATAAGGTTTCCGTATTCATCAAAATCAAATTCATGGGTATTTCTCACCCCATAAGCGAAAATTTCAAAATCTGATCCATCAGGATTTGCACGTGCGATCACTCCGCAATTGGGATAATCCAGAAGCTTCCCGTTATCATCTTTACCACTAAAACCAATGTCTCCAATTCCCCAATATATTTTACCTTCAGGCCCC of the Cyclobacterium marinum DSM 745 genome contains:
- the hisB gene encoding bifunctional histidinol-phosphatase/imidazoleglycerol-phosphate dehydratase HisB encodes the protein MKKKLLFIDRDGTIIKEPPTDFQVDSLEKLEFIPRAISNLVKIAEDLEFELILVTNQDGLGTDSFPEETFWPAQFKMLKTLEQEGVFFKDIHIDKTFEHENAPTRKPGTALLTAYLNGDYDLENSFVIGDRETDVTLAKNLGTKSIFFGKEAVKAADISVDNWDKIYEFLKLPPRKAEVVRKTAETNIDIKLNLDGTGNSSISTGLPFFDHMLDQLAKHGGCDLEIKVEGDLHIDEHHTIEDTGLALGEAYLKAMGDKKGIYRYGFLLPMDDCLAQVAVDFGGRPWIVWEAEFKREKIGDMPTEMFYHFFKSFSDTSKCNLNIKAEGDNEHHKIEAIFKGLARAIKMAVKKDLDALDQLPSTKGTL
- a CDS encoding HEAT repeat domain-containing protein; this encodes MSMLRNIKLKKPYKIFNFFPLCFIIGLYFTACKSDEKAVPLQVKSLSKAEVNQQAKAIEALVNPEFHQDLKLDLWAVDSLVADPISLQIDDFGNAIYSKTNRRKISEFDIRSHQDWEIASIGFKNVADRKAFIREELSPENSEKNEWLPDINGDGSHDWKDLTIEKENVFEVKDTDGDGKADQSLLIASDFNEETSDVAGAVLKYDDALFVGVAPDLWRMTDTNGDGLMDKKESLAHGFGVHIGFGGHNMSGLKVGPEGKIYWGIGDIGFSGKDDNGKLLDYPNCGVIARANPDGSDFEIFAYGVRNTHEFDFDEYGNLISVDNDGDHKGESERIVYLVEGSDTGWRINWQFGKYRDPKNNGYKVWMDEKMHLPRNEDQAAYFIPTIANYINGPTGFQHNPGTGLGEQWKNKFFVAEFGGNAARSGIHAFDLKPKGAGFEMGETQQILTGILATGMDFAPDGALYFSDWIDGWVNKGYGRIWKFTDETSNSAIRKLTETHLSKNYSELSIEELKDLLGFEDQRVRQKAQFELAKRGAEGMEVFKAVLAHTGNQLARVHSIWGISQLARDNSGYAEALIPYLTDKDPEIIAQACKWLGDLKYTKAAGNILPLLDSEAPRVQFFAAEALGKLKHQAAFEPMVKLLQDNDNEDLYIRHAASLALSRLAEASTIADLSKHPSEAVRLGAVIALRRLGDPEITSFLQDENEYIVAEVARAINDDFSIEAAIPELGKILNTTHFSSEPLLRRAINANLRWGTEEGFNNLLSYANSSHAPEAMRVEAIAALSTWTSPSVLDRVDGWYRGEITRDIMAFQTSAAEILMDLSKDGSREIREGAVLALGELKIEAANQHLLTVLSNDNDAAVRAESLRALAKIPGSPMDKAVEKALSDSQRSVRVAGLDLLEELTIPDERKAALLDEVIQKRTVEEQQAAVNTLSRLDQKSTKDIFEKLLTQYESNKLPQAIELEFFEAMETREDAQLKERYNKVHENMSQDDLLASYSGSLYGGDLVKGRKIFFQHATAQCIKCHAYDDFGGNAGPKLNGVGARLTREQLLEALIDPSKRLAPGFGVVTLSLDNDKKVAGIKMDETEQSITLKMGNQPDTLIMKNQILERKDVPSSMPDMKQFLSRREIRDLVSFLVTLEEDFN
- a CDS encoding transposase; amino-acid sequence: MKDTAQLQIFKDFDGYSPKYHFFKNSLFGQIKDSIPWDELAGCLPAENTGPGAPRWFDAKGMFGMMFLKAYLNVSDRQLIERFNTDYSLQLFCGKLLAEDKQIRDYTLMTGIRAYIEDHCEWEQVQSVLLNHWKKDVNNSHVLLMDATCYESYIRFPTDVKLLWECCEWVFEKQLFRLCKILKTKRPRSKYREQKIKQLVYFRKRRNTHKETLRRRKSLVYLLEKGIEQLQQIMDMFRGECMRPEDFACLRTIKKILVQQTFLLTHKPSELKDRIVSLHKPYVRPIVRGKENKPVEFGMKVHMLQVDGLSFIDKMSFRNFNECKRLKISVVKHKTVFKGTTQLGADRIYATNENRRYCTGNSIFTCFPKKGPKNHSKAEKILSSEISKQRATVTEGIFGTHKDHYGLRKIKVRGEKREKLMVLFATMAANAVKIAKKRNQEEPAPREKAA